From Amycolatopsis sp. cg9, one genomic window encodes:
- a CDS encoding DUF3263 domain-containing protein, which produces MDAAESMAEPQPSPPKPVPGLTEREVEILAFERQWWRHAGAKENAIRERFDLSATRYYQLLNKLLEKPEAIEADPMLVRRLQKTRAARQRKRGARRLGIELK; this is translated from the coding sequence ATGGACGCCGCGGAGTCGATGGCTGAGCCGCAGCCGTCGCCGCCGAAGCCCGTGCCCGGCCTGACCGAACGCGAGGTCGAAATCCTCGCCTTCGAGCGCCAGTGGTGGCGACACGCCGGGGCGAAGGAGAACGCCATCCGCGAGCGCTTCGACTTGTCCGCCACGCGCTACTACCAGCTGCTCAACAAGCTGCTGGAGAAGCCGGAGGCGATCGAAGCCGACCCGATGCTGGTGCGGCGGCTGCAGAAGACGCGAGCCGCCCGTCAGCGCAAGCGTGGCGCCCGGCGACTGGGGATCGAGCTGAAATGA
- a CDS encoding LytR C-terminal domain-containing protein: protein MSVFSGMSRPMKAAGVVLIGVAIVAAVVGGITALSGDGSNEAGPSGTSSTPPGTSGGTSAPPATSSTATPPSTSTNPTSPTPPSPTSPAPGQPTQGQPGQPGDQQASNKWVTVRVFNNSTIKGLADRAAEDFRGSGWNVNEVSNYSQGVIPTTTAFYRPGTDEEAAAKQLAQEFGIKAEPRFPGIESASPGLIVIVTKEYQSGHKGS from the coding sequence ATGAGTGTGTTTTCGGGTATGTCCCGGCCGATGAAGGCCGCGGGCGTCGTGCTGATCGGCGTCGCCATCGTCGCGGCGGTCGTCGGCGGGATCACGGCGCTGAGCGGCGACGGCTCCAACGAGGCCGGGCCGAGCGGTACTTCGTCCACGCCGCCGGGCACCTCCGGCGGCACGTCCGCGCCGCCGGCCACCTCGTCGACGGCCACGCCGCCGTCGACCTCGACGAACCCGACCTCGCCCACGCCGCCGTCGCCGACGAGCCCGGCGCCCGGCCAGCCGACGCAGGGGCAGCCGGGGCAGCCCGGTGACCAGCAGGCGTCCAACAAGTGGGTGACCGTCCGGGTCTTCAACAACTCGACGATCAAGGGCCTGGCGGACCGGGCGGCGGAGGACTTCCGCGGCAGCGGCTGGAACGTCAACGAGGTCAGCAACTACTCCCAGGGCGTCATCCCGACGACGACGGCGTTCTACCGCCCGGGCACCGACGAGGAAGCCGCGGCCAAGCAGCTCGCCCAGGAGTTCGGCATCAAGGCCGAGCCGCGCTTCCCGGGCATCGAGAGCGCGAGCCCCGGCTTGATAGTGATCGTGACGAAGGAATACCAGTCCGGCCACAAGGGCAGCTGA
- a CDS encoding peptide deformylase, whose protein sequence is MTIHPIVIAGEPVLHQPTREITEFDDKLSTLVDDMFETMYAAEGVGLAANQIGLDLRVFVYDCPDDEGVRHKGVVVNPKLETSEIPETMPDPDDDWEGCLSAPGESYPTGRAKWAKVTGSDIDGNPIEVEGTGYFARCLQHETDHLDGYIYLDRLVGRHARAAKKMLKHNKWGVPGNKWLPPKTPEDDGAVI, encoded by the coding sequence GTGACCATCCACCCCATCGTTATCGCCGGCGAACCCGTGCTGCACCAGCCGACCCGGGAGATCACCGAGTTCGACGACAAGCTGAGCACGCTCGTCGACGACATGTTCGAGACGATGTACGCCGCCGAAGGCGTCGGTCTCGCGGCCAACCAGATCGGCCTCGACCTGCGGGTGTTCGTCTACGACTGCCCGGACGACGAGGGCGTGCGCCACAAGGGCGTCGTCGTCAACCCGAAGCTCGAGACGTCGGAGATCCCGGAGACCATGCCGGACCCGGACGACGACTGGGAGGGTTGCCTCTCGGCGCCCGGCGAGTCGTACCCGACGGGCCGCGCGAAGTGGGCGAAGGTGACCGGCTCCGACATCGACGGCAACCCGATCGAGGTCGAGGGCACCGGCTACTTCGCGCGCTGCCTGCAGCACGAGACCGACCACCTCGACGGCTACATCTACCTCGACCGCCTGGTCGGCCGGCACGCGCGCGCGGCCAAGAAGATGCTCAAGCACAACAAGTGGGGCGTCCCCGGCAACAAGTGGCTCCCGCCCAAGACCCCCGAGGACGATGGCGCCGTCATCTGA